One genomic segment of Desmodus rotundus isolate HL8 chromosome 5, HLdesRot8A.1, whole genome shotgun sequence includes these proteins:
- the LOC123478049 gene encoding oocyte-secreted protein 3, with protein sequence MFYSVSVRPMWEIPREHMKRMSVGCTSSMFWAVVEPTLLGQDHFLHSDTLSLGIGCPVTNIIPKKGYEFKYLVTECGIQKEVFSYGVIFYSALHYTIIHKGVTGRIPLMCFVSSFSSSFSDTTPITTGNRLTESDSDLPSAKSGLSWNLQNTCLFGLPWIPYFQDPAVKPPHRSRLLKRPHSSANESANVAVF encoded by the exons ATGTTTTACAGTGTTTCTGTCAGGCCGATGTGGGAAATACCGAGAGAACACATGAAGCGAA TGTCTGTAGGATGTACTTCTTCTATGTTCTGGGCTGTGGTTGAACCGACTCTACTTGGTCAAGATCACTTTTTGCATTCTGACACACTGTCGCTGGGAATTGGCTGTCCTGTAACCAACATAATCCCTAAGAAGGGATATGAGTTTAAGTACCTGGTCACCGAGTGTGGGATTCAGAAAGAG GTTTTCTCCTATGGAGTGATTTTTTATTCAGCTCTCCACTATACCATCATTCACAAAGGAGTCACTGGAAGAATTCCCTTAATGTGCTTTGTTTCCAG ttttagctcATCCTTTTCAGATACCACTCCAATCACTACTGGCAACAGACTTACGGAGTCCGACAGTGACCTTCCCTCTGCCAAATCTGGTCTTTCCTGGAACTTACAGAATACTTGCTTGTTTGGATTGCCTTGGATCCCATACTTTCAAGACCCCGCG GTGAAGCCACCCCATCGATCACGTCTACTTAAAAGGCCTCATTCTTCAGCCAATGAGAGTGCCAATGTGGCTGTGTTTTAG